Proteins from one Bradyrhizobium amphicarpaeae genomic window:
- a CDS encoding helix-turn-helix domain-containing protein — protein sequence MPLQFTTDGSPGYRRLALWQDIVCDVFVGLDCKSDLGSAFRGSVTQVPLGKAVCSEVCSDRQHVFRTPSRIARSDQDFVLVALGHRGNGGVVQDGRETVIHPGEFALYDTTRPYELKFNDAFTQTIFKVPREMLRRRLGGAETLTAMSFGTDAPLERLAYDFIFRLCQSADRLAPGNAAALSEQAVDLLAMALSERLGKTSLPSSTHRSALVYRLKAHVRAHLADPDLSLSDTAAALGISPRYVNDLLADEQTSFQRYVLAERLAQCRRDLASPALAHRHIGEIAFAWGFNDVSHFGRVFRDHFGMSPRDFRQSQLRH from the coding sequence ATGCCACTCCAGTTCACGACGGACGGCAGCCCCGGCTACCGGCGGCTCGCGCTCTGGCAGGACATCGTCTGCGACGTCTTCGTCGGGCTCGACTGCAAGTCCGATCTCGGCAGCGCCTTTCGCGGCTCGGTCACGCAAGTCCCGCTCGGCAAGGCCGTCTGCTCCGAGGTCTGCTCCGACCGCCAGCATGTGTTTCGCACGCCCTCGCGCATCGCGCGCTCCGATCAGGACTTCGTTCTCGTCGCGCTCGGCCATCGCGGCAACGGCGGCGTGGTGCAGGACGGCCGCGAGACGGTGATCCATCCCGGCGAGTTCGCGCTCTACGACACCACGCGCCCCTATGAGCTGAAGTTCAACGACGCCTTTACGCAGACCATCTTCAAGGTGCCGCGCGAGATGTTGCGGCGCCGGCTCGGCGGCGCGGAGACGCTGACGGCGATGTCGTTCGGCACCGACGCTCCGCTCGAGCGGCTCGCCTATGATTTCATCTTCCGGCTTTGCCAGAGCGCCGACCGCCTCGCCCCTGGTAACGCCGCCGCACTGTCCGAACAGGCCGTCGACCTGCTCGCGATGGCGCTGAGCGAGCGGCTCGGCAAGACGTCGCTGCCGTCCTCGACCCACCGCTCCGCGCTGGTCTACCGGCTCAAGGCGCACGTCCGCGCGCACCTGGCCGATCCCGACCTTTCATTGTCGGACACCGCGGCTGCGCTCGGTATCTCGCCGCGCTACGTGAACGACCTTCTTGCCGACGAGCAGACCTCGTTCCAACGTTACGTCCTCGCCGAGCGCCTTGCGCAATGCCGTCGCGACCTCGCCTCGCCGGCGCTCGCCCATCGCCACATCGGCGAGATCGCCTTTGCCTGGGGTTTCAACGACGTCTCGCATTTCGGCCGCGTCTTCCGCGATCATTTCGGCATGTCGCCGCGCGACTTCCGGCAGAGCCAGCTGCGGCATTGA
- a CDS encoding HAD family hydrolase has product MVTIFFDLDGTLTNPKPGITRSIQYALERLDVAVPSEDELTWCIGPPLHASLKKLTGTDELADRALLLYRERFSEIGLFENEAYAGIVDTLTTLAATTPRMFVATSKPAVYATRIVDHFGLKPYFERVFGSELDGTRVDKRDLLRYALDEAKVDAGSAIMIGDRSHDVIGARTNGMTAIGVLYGYGSETELRDAGAHHICAAHPELLGHCAA; this is encoded by the coding sequence ATGGTTACAATCTTCTTCGATCTCGACGGCACGCTCACCAACCCGAAGCCGGGGATCACGCGCTCGATCCAGTACGCGCTGGAGCGGCTGGACGTCGCGGTGCCGAGCGAGGACGAACTGACTTGGTGCATCGGGCCGCCGCTGCACGCCAGCCTGAAGAAGCTCACCGGAACCGACGAACTCGCCGACCGCGCGCTGCTGCTCTATCGCGAGCGCTTTTCCGAAATCGGCCTGTTCGAGAACGAGGCCTATGCCGGCATCGTCGACACGCTGACGACGCTCGCCGCGACGACGCCGCGCATGTTCGTGGCCACCAGCAAGCCCGCGGTCTACGCGACCCGCATCGTCGATCATTTCGGCCTGAAGCCCTATTTCGAGCGGGTGTTCGGCTCCGAGCTCGACGGCACACGCGTCGACAAGCGCGACCTGCTGCGCTACGCGCTCGATGAGGCCAAGGTCGATGCCGGCAGCGCCATCATGATCGGCGATCGCAGCCACGACGTAATCGGCGCCCGCACCAACGGCATGACCGCAATCGGCGTGCTCTATGGCTATGGCAGCGAGACCGAGCTCAGGGACGCCGGCGCGCATCACATCTGCGCCGCCCATCCCGAGCTGCTCGGCCATTGCGCGGCCTAA
- a CDS encoding glycosyltransferase family 4 protein, whose protein sequence is MTPLRRIAVIGNSLPRRCGIATYTTDLKNAISIARPDLEACIVAMTDRGQTYDYPPAVAFQIRDNNIEDYIRAADFLNAGQFDTVCLQHEFGIFGGEAGAHILVLLSRLAMPVVTTFHTVLDKPSPAQRTVMERIVDASSKVVVMAHKGRELLRDVYLVPDDKIEVIPHGIPDVAFVEPDAAKARLGFEQKSVILTFGLLSPNKGIDVMIDAMPSILRRCENAVYVVLGATHPNLVRSEGEAYREGLMARVRELGIDDHVVFLDRFADLATLLEFISMCDVYVTPYLNEAQMTSGTLAYSFGMGKPVVSTPYWHARELLADECGVLVPFGDAAAIGSEIANLLTDAARRQAMSRRAYAASRTMTWERVAERYAAVFENARQGHRLKVFVRSDVGAQEPRSPAPPDMQIGYFLSMCDDVGLFQHAVHSVPDRAHGYCVDDNARALLLACALNGPGERPLPDVLTTRFAAFVQHAWNPDTRQFRNFMGFDRTWLEDRGSEDSHGRTLWALGEAARRDASPARRLWAAALFAQALSIAESFRSPRAWAFMLLGLDAYCAVAPDDVHAREVRHSLADRLMSCLASVETPDWIWFEEGLAYENARLPQALILTGMATQMPQYLDAGLRSLRWLMTQQTSAAGYFRPVGTTGFGEQRQPPRAFDQQPVEATATIAACLAAWRGDGDAEWKAMAMRAFAWFLGRNDLSVALVDPITGSCRDGLHPDRANENRGGESVVCYLLGLAEMRQLARAHSLMTKPAPLRAVGA, encoded by the coding sequence ATGACGCCGCTCCGCCGTATCGCCGTCATCGGCAACTCGTTGCCTCGCCGGTGCGGAATTGCGACCTATACGACCGACCTGAAGAACGCGATATCGATTGCGCGCCCGGACCTGGAGGCTTGCATCGTGGCGATGACCGATCGCGGCCAGACCTATGATTATCCTCCGGCGGTCGCTTTCCAGATCAGGGATAACAATATCGAAGACTACATTCGTGCCGCGGACTTCCTCAATGCCGGTCAGTTCGACACCGTGTGCCTGCAGCACGAGTTTGGCATTTTCGGCGGTGAAGCCGGGGCCCATATCCTGGTGCTGTTGTCTCGCCTCGCCATGCCGGTGGTGACGACGTTCCATACGGTGCTGGATAAACCGTCACCCGCGCAACGGACCGTCATGGAGCGCATCGTCGATGCGTCGTCGAAGGTCGTGGTGATGGCCCACAAGGGCCGCGAGTTGCTGCGCGACGTCTATCTGGTGCCCGACGACAAGATCGAGGTCATCCCCCACGGCATTCCCGATGTCGCCTTTGTCGAGCCGGATGCCGCGAAGGCCAGGCTCGGATTTGAGCAAAAATCAGTGATCCTGACGTTCGGCCTGCTGTCGCCCAACAAGGGCATCGACGTGATGATCGATGCGATGCCTTCGATTCTGAGGCGCTGCGAGAACGCCGTGTACGTCGTGCTCGGCGCGACGCACCCCAACCTGGTTCGGAGCGAGGGCGAAGCCTATCGCGAAGGCCTGATGGCGCGGGTCCGTGAACTCGGAATAGACGATCACGTCGTGTTCCTCGACCGGTTCGCCGATTTGGCGACGCTGCTCGAGTTCATCTCGATGTGCGACGTCTATGTCACGCCTTATCTCAACGAGGCTCAGATGACGTCGGGCACCCTGGCCTACAGTTTTGGAATGGGGAAGCCGGTTGTCTCGACGCCATATTGGCACGCACGCGAGCTGCTTGCTGACGAATGCGGAGTTCTGGTGCCGTTCGGCGACGCTGCAGCGATCGGCAGCGAGATCGCCAACCTGCTGACCGACGCCGCCCGCCGGCAGGCGATGTCTCGGCGTGCCTACGCGGCGAGCCGGACGATGACATGGGAGCGGGTGGCTGAGCGCTACGCGGCCGTCTTCGAGAATGCACGGCAGGGACATAGGTTGAAGGTCTTCGTGCGCTCCGACGTGGGCGCGCAGGAACCACGTAGTCCCGCGCCGCCCGATATGCAGATCGGCTACTTTCTATCGATGTGCGACGATGTCGGCCTGTTCCAACATGCGGTACATTCGGTGCCCGATCGCGCGCACGGCTATTGCGTCGATGACAACGCGCGAGCGTTGCTTCTGGCCTGCGCTCTCAATGGTCCGGGCGAACGGCCGCTGCCGGATGTCCTGACGACCCGATTTGCAGCCTTCGTGCAGCATGCGTGGAATCCCGACACCAGGCAGTTTCGCAACTTCATGGGCTTCGATCGAACCTGGCTCGAGGACAGGGGCTCCGAAGACAGTCACGGACGGACGCTATGGGCGTTGGGTGAGGCCGCGCGCAGAGACGCGAGCCCGGCCCGGCGCCTGTGGGCTGCTGCCTTGTTCGCCCAGGCATTGTCGATCGCGGAGAGCTTCCGCTCGCCCCGTGCGTGGGCGTTCATGCTGTTGGGTCTGGACGCTTACTGCGCCGTAGCGCCGGACGATGTTCACGCCAGGGAAGTCCGGCATTCCCTGGCCGACAGGTTGATGTCCTGCCTGGCGTCGGTCGAGACGCCGGATTGGATATGGTTCGAGGAAGGGCTGGCCTACGAGAACGCGCGATTGCCGCAGGCCCTCATCCTCACGGGTATGGCGACACAGATGCCTCAATATCTCGATGCCGGATTGAGGTCTCTGCGCTGGCTCATGACGCAGCAAACGTCCGCGGCGGGCTATTTCCGGCCGGTCGGTACCACTGGCTTCGGAGAGCAGCGGCAGCCCCCCCGTGCCTTCGATCAGCAGCCGGTGGAGGCAACGGCGACGATTGCCGCATGTCTGGCCGCGTGGCGTGGCGACGGCGATGCCGAATGGAAAGCCATGGCCATGCGGGCCTTCGCCTGGTTTCTTGGCAGGAACGACCTCTCGGTGGCGCTGGTTGATCCGATCACCGGCAGTTGCCGCGATGGATTGCACCCCGATCGGGCGAACGAAAACCGCGGAGGCGAGTCGGTCGTTTGCTATCTCCTCGGCCTTGCCGAGATGCGTCAGCTCGCGCGTGCCCACAGCCTGATGACAAAACCCGCACCCTTGCGTGCCGTGGGCGCCTGA
- a CDS encoding class I mannose-6-phosphate isomerase codes for MTIEHASVEIARKPWGRLDLRPWSSVDASTDPVGELWLERTDKSASNPALLLKLLFTSQPLSIQVHPNDAFARSIGLPNGKTEAWYVLSALPGARIALGLNRHLTREELRAAVRDGSIADLVQWRPVAPGDVIFVPGGTIHAIGADIVLAEIQQRSDTTFRLFDFGRHRELHEDSVVAASEAGPPPTQPPPRRLTDARLVLVASSHFVFERIELQANSLWGLQTDREAWILVIEGEGRIGRANATVGDAIFIESDSAGIDVGSSGMSILIAYPGPDPIASLLQDFSERMTKPTDVLSGSEIIEVLT; via the coding sequence ATGACCATCGAGCATGCCTCGGTAGAGATCGCTCGCAAACCCTGGGGCCGCCTCGATTTGCGACCCTGGAGCAGCGTCGACGCGTCGACTGATCCGGTCGGAGAGTTGTGGCTCGAGCGGACGGACAAGAGCGCGTCCAACCCGGCACTCTTGCTCAAGCTGCTGTTCACCAGCCAGCCCTTGTCGATCCAGGTTCATCCGAATGATGCATTCGCGCGCTCCATCGGCTTGCCGAACGGGAAAACTGAAGCGTGGTACGTCCTTTCGGCGCTGCCGGGCGCGCGGATTGCGCTGGGATTGAATCGGCATCTCACGCGGGAGGAGTTGCGCGCAGCAGTCAGGGACGGCTCGATTGCGGACCTCGTGCAATGGCGTCCTGTGGCACCAGGTGACGTCATCTTCGTTCCCGGCGGTACGATCCACGCCATCGGCGCCGATATCGTGCTCGCCGAAATCCAGCAGCGGAGCGACACGACATTTCGCCTGTTCGATTTTGGCCGGCATCGCGAATTGCACGAGGACAGCGTCGTGGCCGCCTCCGAAGCCGGGCCACCTCCGACACAGCCGCCTCCGCGGCGCCTCACCGATGCGCGACTGGTTCTGGTCGCGAGTTCGCATTTCGTGTTCGAGCGGATCGAGCTTCAGGCGAATTCGCTTTGGGGACTCCAGACTGATCGGGAAGCCTGGATTCTCGTGATCGAGGGGGAGGGACGCATCGGACGGGCAAATGCAACCGTCGGGGACGCAATCTTCATTGAATCCGATAGCGCCGGCATCGACGTTGGCTCGAGCGGGATGAGCATCCTGATCGCCTATCCGGGACCGGATCCAATTGCATCCTTGCTGCAGGATTTCAGCGAACGCATGACGAAACCCACCGACGTTCTCTCCGGCAGTGAAATCATCGAGGTGCTGACATGA
- a CDS encoding c-type cytochrome, which yields MNRFAPALLAVGVLWSTGGQALDLEQRRAEAMLQRMCARCHAVSRTGTSPNELAPPFRYLGENKLYDPDFMQRLQNGYSSIHRAMPTARFGRDDAEAVVGYLRAIQEPRKPK from the coding sequence ATGAACAGGTTCGCACCCGCGTTGCTGGCCGTTGGTGTTCTGTGGAGCACCGGGGGTCAAGCTCTGGACCTCGAACAGCGCCGCGCTGAAGCAATGCTGCAGCGGATGTGCGCGCGTTGCCACGCGGTCAGCCGGACGGGCACGAGCCCGAACGAGTTGGCACCGCCTTTCCGGTATCTCGGCGAGAACAAACTCTACGACCCCGACTTCATGCAGCGCCTCCAGAACGGGTACAGCAGCATTCACCGCGCCATGCCGACGGCCCGATTCGGCCGCGACGACGCAGAGGCCGTGGTAGGCTACCTCAGGGCGATTCAGGAACCGCGAAAGCCGAAATAG
- a CDS encoding methyl-accepting chemotaxis protein, which produces MSIFASADRKRSIAALKVSNAAPDQLTALQARDEALATYIEALTEGNFLAPGCGGDDRLSKAVSNLAARLAGDASNKLDAIVDLNVQSNETAISAARMLTACGEVDQRTQALAAASEEMVASVGQIRSNAEDAAASAAQMKAGAEQGMSTVRLASRAMERVEATANDASDKILALSAASEEIGAIVSSIDAIARQTNLLALNATIEAARAGEAGRGFAVVASEVKGLSQQTGKATEDIRERIQRLRDEVELIVTAMAGCKSAAAESKGVVTQLGEEMSSVEARTVTLTGGMDEIANILNQQTKASREVAEGIAAIARMTLANVDQIKNISSQLDVAQGIAGKQLQDIAGLSFDNKIPRLAKADHVIWKKRLADMAIGRATLKADELADHHSCRLGKWYYGDGSLTMRSHRAFGPLEKPHALVHDHGKRAAKLVADGDLAGALREIALVEEASADVLRLLDDLSR; this is translated from the coding sequence ATGTCCATCTTCGCCAGTGCCGATCGCAAGCGCTCGATCGCCGCACTGAAGGTATCCAATGCCGCGCCGGACCAGCTGACGGCGCTGCAAGCCCGCGACGAGGCTCTGGCGACGTACATCGAGGCCTTGACCGAAGGCAATTTCCTCGCACCCGGCTGCGGCGGAGACGACCGCCTGTCCAAGGCCGTCTCTAACCTCGCGGCCAGATTGGCCGGCGATGCGTCGAACAAGCTCGACGCCATCGTGGATCTCAACGTCCAGAGCAATGAAACCGCGATTTCCGCAGCCCGGATGCTCACCGCCTGCGGGGAGGTCGACCAACGCACGCAAGCCCTCGCCGCCGCCAGCGAAGAGATGGTCGCTTCGGTGGGCCAGATCCGATCCAATGCCGAGGATGCGGCTGCAAGCGCCGCCCAGATGAAGGCCGGCGCCGAGCAGGGAATGTCCACCGTCCGGCTCGCATCGAGGGCGATGGAGCGGGTCGAGGCGACCGCGAACGACGCGTCGGATAAGATCCTGGCCCTGAGCGCGGCGTCCGAAGAAATCGGCGCCATCGTGAGCTCGATCGATGCGATCGCGAGGCAAACCAACCTTCTGGCGCTGAACGCGACGATCGAAGCCGCACGCGCCGGCGAAGCTGGACGTGGCTTTGCCGTTGTCGCCTCGGAGGTCAAAGGACTGTCGCAACAGACAGGCAAGGCGACCGAGGACATTCGCGAGCGGATACAACGCCTGAGAGACGAGGTCGAACTCATCGTGACCGCCATGGCCGGTTGCAAGTCGGCGGCGGCCGAGAGCAAGGGCGTGGTCACGCAGCTGGGCGAAGAGATGTCCAGCGTCGAAGCTCGGACAGTCACCCTGACGGGCGGCATGGACGAGATCGCCAACATCCTCAATCAGCAGACCAAGGCCTCTCGCGAAGTGGCGGAAGGCATCGCGGCGATTGCGCGCATGACGCTGGCGAACGTCGATCAGATCAAGAACATTTCCTCTCAGCTCGACGTCGCCCAGGGGATCGCCGGAAAGCAACTTCAGGATATCGCCGGCCTGTCCTTCGACAACAAGATTCCGCGGCTCGCCAAGGCCGACCACGTCATCTGGAAGAAGCGCCTCGCAGACATGGCGATCGGCCGCGCGACGCTGAAGGCCGACGAACTGGCAGATCATCATTCCTGCCGATTGGGCAAATGGTACTACGGCGATGGATCTCTGACGATGCGCAGTCATCGGGCGTTCGGACCACTCGAAAAGCCGCACGCCCTCGTCCACGACCACGGAAAACGGGCTGCGAAGCTCGTCGCGGACGGCGACCTCGCCGGCGCCCTCAGGGAAATCGCGCTGGTCGAAGAGGCGTCCGCAGACGTGCTCAGACTGCTTGACGACCTTTCCCGCTGA
- a CDS encoding aldo/keto reductase, translated as MEYRRLGRSGLMVPALSLGTGTFGGVGRLAAWGTTDATEARRLLDICLEAGVSMFDTADVYSLGESERVLGEAIKGRRDKVLVSTKATFRFGDGPNDIGSSRQHLLAAIDASLNRLGTDYIDLFQLHGFDAFTPPEEVLSTLDVLVRAGKIRYVGVSNFSGWHLMKSLSVADKHGFPRYVANQTYYSLIGRDYEWELMPLGLDQGLGAVVWSPLGWGRLTGKLRRGQPKPEVSRLPKTAEFGPPVPDEHVYRVVDAIDEVAKETGKSVTQIALNWLLQRPTVSTLIIGARNEAQLRENLGAVGWSLTKDQIAKLDAASKVTLPYPYWHQRTTFTDRNPPAV; from the coding sequence ATGGAATACCGACGCTTGGGCCGGTCAGGCCTCATGGTGCCCGCTCTGAGCCTTGGCACCGGCACCTTCGGAGGCGTCGGTCGCCTCGCGGCGTGGGGCACGACGGACGCGACCGAAGCGAGGCGCCTGCTGGACATCTGCCTCGAGGCCGGCGTGTCGATGTTCGACACCGCTGACGTCTATTCGCTCGGCGAGTCCGAGCGGGTGCTCGGCGAAGCCATCAAGGGCCGCCGTGACAAGGTGCTGGTCTCGACCAAGGCCACCTTCCGCTTCGGCGACGGCCCCAACGATATCGGCTCGTCACGACAGCATCTGCTCGCCGCCATCGATGCTTCGCTGAACCGGCTCGGCACCGACTACATCGACCTGTTCCAGCTTCACGGCTTCGATGCCTTCACTCCGCCCGAAGAAGTCCTCTCAACGCTCGACGTGCTCGTGCGCGCCGGCAAGATCCGCTATGTCGGCGTTTCCAATTTTTCCGGCTGGCACCTGATGAAGTCGCTCTCTGTTGCCGACAAGCACGGTTTTCCGCGCTACGTCGCCAACCAGACCTATTATTCGCTGATCGGGCGCGATTACGAATGGGAGTTGATGCCGCTCGGCCTCGACCAGGGGCTGGGCGCCGTGGTCTGGTCGCCGCTCGGCTGGGGGCGCCTCACCGGCAAGCTTCGCCGAGGTCAGCCGAAGCCCGAGGTGAGCCGTCTGCCCAAGACCGCCGAGTTCGGCCCGCCCGTGCCGGACGAGCACGTCTATCGCGTCGTCGACGCCATCGACGAGGTCGCGAAGGAAACCGGCAAGAGCGTCACGCAGATCGCGCTGAACTGGCTGCTGCAGCGCCCCACCGTGTCGACGCTGATCATCGGCGCGCGCAACGAGGCGCAGCTGCGCGAAAATCTCGGCGCGGTGGGCTGGTCCTTGACCAAGGACCAGATCGCAAAGCTCGACGCGGCGAGCAAGGTGACGCTGCCCTATCCCTACTGGCACCAGCGCACGACCTTCACCGACCGCAACCCGCCGGCGGTGTAG
- a CDS encoding phenylacetaldoxime dehydratase family protein gives MESAIPQHLETERTRHKRVPDDYQPPYPSFVARYKPAVSRVVMAYFGVQYRGTAPAAATEALLEIAKGFSAESGPLHWDRARYVDQAGHETIVSVGYWDDTARFDAWFEPERAAWTGRQREGVGTFIEVLRPVVARHETLFSSPDRTEGVAAIAGGMSGEVQEHAYWGGMRDRIPLSQTDAMAPGGAPELIRDGARLRVMAHDNLCLIRSGQDWSDTEASERKLYLDDVEPVLREGMDFLRDQGLAIGCYANRYMQVLQADGSVSEKSYGQSWWKSLAALERWAESHPTHVRIFGAAMKYLSTLGPSARLRLYHEVTVAAADEQFFEYRDCHPKTGMLAAVETVAA, from the coding sequence ATGGAATCTGCAATTCCTCAGCATCTCGAGACCGAGCGCACGCGCCACAAGCGCGTGCCTGATGACTACCAGCCGCCATATCCGTCTTTCGTGGCGCGCTACAAGCCGGCCGTGAGCCGCGTCGTGATGGCTTATTTCGGGGTGCAGTATCGCGGCACGGCGCCGGCGGCCGCAACGGAGGCGCTGCTTGAGATCGCGAAGGGCTTCTCGGCGGAGAGCGGGCCTTTGCATTGGGATCGCGCGCGCTACGTCGACCAGGCCGGCCACGAGACCATCGTTTCGGTTGGCTATTGGGACGACACCGCACGCTTCGACGCCTGGTTCGAGCCGGAACGCGCGGCATGGACCGGACGGCAGCGCGAGGGTGTCGGCACCTTCATCGAAGTGCTGCGTCCCGTTGTGGCCCGGCATGAGACGCTGTTCTCCTCGCCCGACCGGACCGAGGGTGTCGCCGCCATCGCCGGCGGTATGAGCGGCGAGGTGCAGGAGCACGCTTATTGGGGCGGCATGCGCGACCGTATTCCGCTGTCGCAAACCGACGCGATGGCGCCCGGCGGCGCGCCGGAGCTGATCCGGGACGGCGCGCGGCTGCGCGTGATGGCCCATGATAATCTCTGCCTGATCCGATCCGGACAGGATTGGAGCGATACCGAGGCGTCGGAGCGAAAGCTCTATCTCGACGACGTCGAGCCGGTGCTGCGCGAAGGCATGGATTTCCTGCGCGACCAGGGGCTCGCGATCGGCTGCTATGCCAACCGCTACATGCAGGTGCTTCAGGCCGATGGCAGCGTGAGCGAAAAGTCCTACGGCCAGAGCTGGTGGAAGAGCCTGGCGGCGTTGGAACGCTGGGCGGAGTCGCATCCGACCCATGTCAGGATCTTTGGTGCCGCGATGAAGTACCTGTCGACGCTCGGACCGTCAGCCAGGCTGCGGCTCTATCACGAGGTCACGGTGGCAGCCGCGGACGAGCAGTTCTTCGAATACCGGGATTGTCACCCCAAGACGGGCATGCTGGCCGCGGTCGAGACGGTCGCCGCTTAG
- a CDS encoding carbon-nitrogen hydrolase family protein, giving the protein MGIAHPKYKVAVVQAAPAWLDLDASIDKSIALIREAAEKGARLIAFPEAFIPGYPWHIWMDSPAWAIGRGFVQRYFDNSLSYDSPQAEKLRDAVRKAKLTAVIGLSERDGGSLYLAQWLIGPDGETIAKRRKLRPTHAERTVYGEGDGSDLAVHARPDIGRIGALCCWEHLQPLSKYAMYAQNEQVHVAAWPSFSLYDPFAPALGAEVNNAASRVYAVEGSCFVLAPCATVSQAMIDELCDRPDKHALLHAGGGFAAIYGPDGSQIGDKLAPDQEGLLIAEIDLGAIGVAKNAADPAGHYSRPDVTRLLLNKKRYQRVEQFALPVDTVEPTDIAAAAS; this is encoded by the coding sequence ATGGGCATCGCACATCCGAAATATAAGGTGGCAGTCGTGCAGGCGGCGCCAGCCTGGCTCGATCTCGACGCCTCCATCGACAAGTCGATCGCGCTGATCAGGGAGGCGGCCGAGAAGGGCGCCAGGCTGATCGCCTTCCCGGAGGCTTTCATCCCCGGCTACCCCTGGCATATCTGGATGGACTCGCCGGCCTGGGCGATCGGCCGCGGCTTCGTGCAGCGCTATTTCGACAATTCGCTGTCCTATGACAGCCCGCAGGCCGAGAAGCTTCGTGACGCCGTTCGCAAGGCCAAGCTCACCGCCGTGATCGGCCTGTCCGAACGCGACGGCGGCAGCCTCTATCTGGCGCAATGGCTGATCGGGCCTGATGGCGAGACCATCGCCAAGCGCCGCAAGCTGCGGCCGACCCATGCCGAGCGCACCGTCTACGGTGAAGGCGACGGCAGCGATCTCGCCGTGCACGCGAGGCCGGACATCGGCCGCATCGGCGCGCTGTGCTGCTGGGAGCATCTGCAGCCGTTGTCGAAATATGCGATGTACGCCCAGAACGAGCAGGTGCACGTCGCGGCCTGGCCGAGCTTCTCGCTCTACGATCCCTTCGCGCCGGCGCTTGGCGCGGAGGTCAACAACGCTGCCTCGCGCGTCTATGCGGTGGAGGGCTCCTGCTTCGTGCTCGCGCCGTGCGCGACGGTGTCGCAAGCCATGATCGACGAGCTCTGCGACCGGCCGGACAAGCACGCGCTGCTGCATGCAGGCGGCGGTTTTGCCGCGATCTACGGGCCCGATGGCAGCCAGATCGGCGACAAGCTGGCGCCGGACCAGGAGGGGCTGCTGATCGCCGAGATCGATCTCGGTGCCATCGGCGTCGCCAAGAACGCGGCAGACCCTGCCGGGCACTATTCGCGCCCCGACGTGACGCGGCTGCTGCTCAACAAGAAGCGATACCAGCGCGTCGAGCAGTTCGCATTGCCGGTGGATACCGTCGAGCCCACGGACATTGCCGCGGCGGCGAGCTGA